In Pungitius pungitius chromosome 2, fPunPun2.1, whole genome shotgun sequence, a single window of DNA contains:
- the LOC119210662 gene encoding storkhead-box protein 2-like isoform X3, whose product MSPISQSQFIPLGEVLLLAISAMNSAHKPVTQEALTEHLQTCFPGVPTPTEEVLHHTLSMLVRERKIYPKPDGYFIVTPQTYFITPSLIRTSSKWYHLDERSADRHQHQQQQQQQQNQNQQQHQQTQCTSPLSGTITPSTSGAARDRTHPKASQNHSGAGGDSFFNNSYRGDDPPSHHTTLQRRSPKDHRETYSSPQTQQATGNTEKSRSTLGFPFKTDTLTKHRTGGGGGGGTGEVEKQAGGGSGTGSRKFGLKLFRLSFKKDKAKQLATFSAQFPPEEWPLRDEEVPSQLPRNVEMEIIRRINPDLTVENLARHTAVMKRLEEERAQRSKASSANQSSRSRRSGGRHRKQSQTKLSRSHSKTRVARGEPAGGSHLELADRDYRAYSSSLARSPREQALAIERQRARLHLAHSNPNILDSSHLPVTPEWDVSGELAKRRTEMPFPEPSHGPSAHHSKVHRSHSHTQERKSRNERSDKAKERSRSMDNSKGPLGAGMIGPPDYYDERSRYYTDDGTLRANQCSSHYSRSTPTSAKLPVDSLGLDDGRSLEKSRSRDSLPAYSPKPLTSAVPPDDYFQCAGSSEAALTTANPLGSLGKSSHDGLKLGSTDRQMDRHTPHPLESKEDLSKMGPKGGSLPPIPLSIPDPTLPNGRPPHSASSGQEKRKEIFSKDTLFKPPPSLPLPGYSSLRKPPALASPTLSSSCDALDSQESFDAPKPLVATPSVPLQGIEQAGGAAEASFDYYNVSDDDELEEGGSKSRGEDEKAGGGVVGMGGGGAGTMQWLLEREKERDLQRRFERTLTFPGAKENLHEPSQNQQSAHSARLDSMDSSSVTVDSGFNSPRTRESLASNTSSIVESNRRQNLALSPGHLGITTGTATPFSFRAIPEPASTQPEKLQKPNACLASITSV is encoded by the exons GTGTTCCCACACCAACGGAGGAGGTTCTGCACCACACGCTGAGCATGCTGGTCCGTGAGCGGAAGATCTACCCAAAGCCAGACGGATATTTTATTGTAACCCCTCAGACCTACTTTATCACCCCGAGCCTAATCCGAACCAGCTCCAAGTGGTACCACTTAGACGAACGTTCTGCTGACCGacaccaacaccaacaacaacaacaacagcagcagaatCAGAAccaacagcagcatcaacagaCTCAGTGCACCTCCCCTCTCTCCGGGACCATCACCCCGTCCACCTCTGGAGCCGCGCGCGACCGAACACACCCAAAGGCCAGCCAAAACCACAGTGGAGCTGGTGGGGATTCTTTTTTCAACAACAGTTACCGTGGAGACGACCCCCCTAGCCACCACACCACCCTGCAGCGTCGATCCCCCAAAGACCACCGGGAGACGTACTCGTCCCCACAAACACAGCAAGCAACAGGCAACACGGAAAAGAGTCGCAGCACCCTTGGGTTCCCCTTCAAGACGGACACACTGACCAAACACCGaactggagggggagggggaggaggaactGGAGAGGTAGAGAAGCAGGCAGGTGGAGGAAGTGGTACGGGAAGTCGGAAATTTGGTTTGAAGCTGTTCCGTCTGAGCTTTAAAAAGGACAAGGCCAAGCAGCTGGCCACTTTCTCGGCCCAGTTCCCCCCGGAGGAGTGGCCTCTCCGTGACGAGGAGGTGCCCAGCCAGCTGCCACGCAATGTAGAGATGGAGATCATCCGACGAATCAACCCTGACCTCACTGTGGAGAACCTTGCCCGGCACACAGCGGTCATGAAGCGCCTCGAGGAAGAGCGtgcacagaggagcaaagcatcgtcagccaatcagagctccaggagcaggagaagcGGGGGTAGACACAGGAAGCAGTCTCAGACCAAACTCAGCCGCTCACATAGCAAGACGAGAGTGGCCCGCGGCGAGCCCGCCGGCGGTTCCCACCTGGAGTTGGCCGACAGAGACTACAGAGCCTACTCGTCCTCACTGGCTCGCTCCCCGAGGGAACAGGCCCTGGCCATTGAGCGGCAACGGGCCCGCCTTCACCTGGCACATAGCAACCCCAACATCCTCGACTCCTCCCACCTACCTGTCACGCCAGAGTGGGATGTGTCCGGAGAGCTTGCCAAGCGGCGCACAGAAATGCCTTTCCCCGAGCCAAGCCATGGGCCATCAGCCCACCACTCCAAAGTCCACCGCTCACACTCCCACACCCAGGAGAGGAAGTCCAGGAACGAGCGCAGTGACAAGGCAAAGGAGCGCTCCAGGTCCATGGACAATTCCAAAGGACCACTTGGCGCCGGGATGATCGGACCACCCGATTATTACGACGAGCGAAGCCGCTACTATACTGACGATGGCACCCTGCGAGCCAATCAGTGCTCTTCTCACTATTCCCGTTCCACCCCCACTTCAGCTAAACTGCCTGTAGATTCTCTGGGGTTGGATGACGGCAGGAGTTTAGAGAAGAGTAGGAGTAGGGACAGTCTGCCTGCATACTCACCCAAACCCCTAACCAGCGCCGTCCCTCCTGATGATTACTTTCAATGCGctggctcttctgaggctgctctCACAACAGCTAACCCACTGGGAAGTCTTGGCAAAAGTAGCCATGATGGATTAAAACTAGGCAGCACTGACAGGCAAATGGACAGACATACACCCCATCCTCTAGAAAGTAAGGAGGACTTGTCAAAGATGGGACCCAAAGGAGGCAGCCTGCCTCCAATACCCCTCTCTATCCCTGACCCCACCCTTCCTAATGGAAGACCTCCACACAGTGCCTCCTCTGGTCAGGAGAAACGTAAGGAGATCTTTAGTAAAGACACACTCTTCAAACCTCCTCCCAGCCTCCCGTTGCCAGGATACAGCTCGCTGAGGAAACCCCCAGCCCTCGCCTCCCCTACTCTGTCTTCGTCCTGCGATGCACTTGATTCCCAGGAGTCCTTTGATGCTCCCAAACCGCTAGTGGCCACTCCGTCTGTTCCCCTACAGGGCATTGAACAGGCTGGAGGTGCTGCAGAGGCCTCCTTTGACTACTACAACGTCTCAGACGACGATGAGCTCGAAGAGGGGGGTAGCAAGAGTCGAGGAGAGGATGAGAAGGCTGGAGGAGGTGTTGTTGGgatgggaggaggtggagcaggtaCAATGCAGTGGCTGTtggagcgagagaaagaaagggatcTTCAGCGGAGGTTTGAGAGAACCCTCACCTTCCCTGGTGCTAAAGAGAACCTTCACGAGCCCAGTCAGAACCAGCAGTCAGCCCACTCTGCTAGACTTGATAGTATGGACTCCAGCTCAGTCACTGTTGACAGTGGATTCAACTCCCCACG AACAAGGGAGAGCTTAGCGTCAAACACCTCTTCAATAGTGGAGAGCAACCGTCGGCAGAACCTGGCGCTGAGCCCAGGCCACCTCGGCATCACCACTGGCACCGCCACCCCCTTCTCCTTCCGCGCCATCCCAGAACCTGCCAGCACCCAACCGGAGAAACTCCAGAAGCCCAACGCTTGCCTTGCGTCAATCACCAGCGTCTAG